A stretch of DNA from Saccharomyces eubayanus strain FM1318 chromosome IX, whole genome shotgun sequence:
CCCCAAGGTGGGTTTGAAGATGCAGCCGAGCAATTCTCTGTCATCTTCGGTGGAGATGCCTTTGCCTCTTATATTGGTGAACTAATGCTACTGAAGAATTTACAGAAGACTGAGGAATTAAGTGCCGCTGATGAAGCCGAAAAGGAGAAGGAAAATACAGAACCAAAGGATGAATCTACAGAAAGCAATAAAACGGATGCTGATGCCGCTTCCCTTCCTGAGCCAACAACAGCTAATAACAATGAAAGCAACAATAAGGCAAAGGGAAATCCTAGTGACCTGAGTGTACACGACGGTAGCAAAAAAGATGAGCAAGTAGGAACagagacaaagaaaaaaaagacaaaactAGAgcaatttgaagaagaacaagaattagaaaagcaaaagaggATAGAACAATTGAGTAAAACGTTGATTGAGAGATTATCGATACTAACAGAAAGTGTCTATGATGATGCTTGTAAagattctttcaaaagaaaattcgAGGAAGAGGCaaatcttttaaaaatggAATCTTTTGGTCTAGACATTTTACATACAATAGGTGACGTCTATTACGGAAAGGCTGAAATTTTCCTTGCGTCTCAGAACTTATTCGGGATGGGCGGTATATTCCACTCTATGAAAGCAAAAGGGGGTGTCTTTATGGATACATTGAGAACCGTTTCGGCAGCCATAGATGCACAAAATACTATGAAGGAGCTCGAAAAGATGAAAGAGGCGAGTACGAATGATAAACCTTTGTTAGACAAAGACGGAAATGAGCAGGTAAAACCAACTACCGAAGAATTAGCACAACAAGAGCAGCTGTTAATGGGCAAAGTATTATCAGCTGCTTGGCATGGTTCTAAGTATGAAATAACATCCACTTTACGCGGT
This window harbors:
- the DJP1 gene encoding Djp1p; this translates as MVVDTEYYDLLGVSTTASAIEIKKAYRKKSIQEHPDKNPNDPKATERFQAISEAYQVLGDNELRVKYDKYGRKEAIPQGGFEDAAEQFSVIFGGDAFASYIGELMLLKNLQKTEELSAADEAEKEKENTEPKDESTESNKTDADAASLPEPTTANNNESNNKAKGNPSDLSVHDGSKKDEQVGTETKKKKTKLEQFEEEQELEKQKRIEQLSKTLIERLSILTESVYDDACKDSFKRKFEEEANLLKMESFGLDILHTIGDVYYGKAEIFLASQNLFGMGGIFHSMKAKGGVFMDTLRTVSAAIDAQNTMKELEKMKEASTNDKPLLDKDGNEQVKPTTEELAQQEQLLMGKVLSAAWHGSKYEITSTLRGVCNKVLEDDSVGKKTLIRRAEAMKLLGEVFKKTFRTKVEQEEAQIFEELVAEATKKKKHT